The following are encoded together in the Malaya genurostris strain Urasoe2022 chromosome 3, Malgen_1.1, whole genome shotgun sequence genome:
- the LOC131435101 gene encoding stAR-related lipid transfer protein 7, mitochondrial isoform X3, with the protein MKLITYSQVLGKINLYLRKNVKDQSPNILRLWATQCEFVFAQQLRRSQQIFALYAKIWEERALRELLRRFRGQVQHHAKSFLLSSVTLLAFDWDKERIEYDDVKDYFDDFSFLERLQKETIICPRCQRRKEINGQIEGIRYCICPSNVTDMLTKQQNEFTVWEPYIEQKSMIIWRREIKPGLYAYKVYVEYPDITADDFLHVQTDVEYRKKWDNTAVSLEIIDEDMSNGSNSHVIYWEMLWPKLFANRDYVYNRRYFVDRSKKIIVIVNKSVQHPKCPVKANNQRVNEYWSFMVIKPTTNFNKAGVSFILTYFDNPGLSIPRYVVNWVAKKQMPDFLHQLHKATIEYAAAKKHNETRIVEFWDKHRDPGFEYPPDWLPGFSSEDYEDAQNENDNNVSLQEDFLYKKYLMQGSWPN; encoded by the exons ATGAAGCTTATAACTTACTCGCAGGTACTGGGTAAGATTAATCTATATCTGCGAAAAAATGTAAAAGATCAATCTCCGAATATCCTACGTTTGTGGGCTACTCAGTGTGAGTTCGTGTTTGCTCAGCAGCTAAGAAGAAGCCAGCAGATTTTCGCTCTGTATGCAAAGATTTGGGAAGAAAGAGCCCTGCGAGAGCTACTACGGCGATTTCGTGGACAA GTACAACATCATGCGAAAAGCTTCCTTTTGTCGTCTGTCACGCTATTGGCGTTCGATTGGGataaagaacgcatcgaatatgACGACGTTAAGGATTATTTTGACGACTTCAGTTTTCTCGAGCGCCTACAGAAAGAAACTATCATTTGCCCACGATGTCAAAGACGGAAAGAAATTAATGGTCAGATTGAGGGTATTCGATATTGTATCTGCCCCAGTAACGTTACTGATATGCTGACCAAACAACAAAACGAGTTCACTGTCTGGGAACCGTACATAGAGCAAAAAAGTATGATTATCTGGCGCCGGGAGATCAAACCTGGATTATACGCCTATAAAG TCTATGTAGAATATCCTGATATTACGGCGGATGATTTCCTGCATGTTCAAACAGATGTCGAGTATAGAAAAAAATGGGACAACACCGCTGTAAGCTTAGAAATTATCGACGAAGACATGTCCAATGGTTCGAACAGCCACGTTATCTACTGGGAAATGCTTTGGCCA AAATTATTTGCCAACCGGGACTACGTCTACAATCGGCGTTACTTTGTTGATCGTTCCAAGAagataattgtaattgtaaataAAAGTGTCCAACATCCAAAGTGCCCTGTGAAAGCAAATAATCAGCGTGTCAACGAGTATTGGAGCTTCATGGTGATCAAACCaacaaccaattttaacaaggcAGGTGTTTCCTTTATTCTGACATATTTTGATAACCCGGGATTGTCTATTCCGAGATATGTAGTCAACTGGGTAGCCAAAAAGCAAATGCCCGATTTTCTGCATCAGCTCCACAAGGCGACAATTGAATACGCCGCTGCGAAAAAGCACAATGAAACGAGGATT GTCGAGTTTTGGGATAAGCATCGTGATCCTGGTTTTGAGTATCCTCCCGATTGGCTGCCTGGTTTCAGTAGCGAAGACTATGAAGATGCACAGAATGAAAACGATAACAATGTTAGTCTGCAAGAAG
- the LOC131435101 gene encoding stAR-related lipid transfer protein 7, mitochondrial isoform X4 — protein sequence MKLITYSQVLGKINLYLRKNVKDQSPNILRLWATQCEFVFAQQLRRSQQIFALYAKIWEERALRELLRRFRGQVQHHAKSFLLSSVTLLAFDWDKERIEYDDVKDYFDDFSFLERLQKETIICPRCQRRKEINGQIEGIRYCICPSNVTDMLTKQQNEFTVWEPYIEQKSMIIWRREIKPGLYAYKVYVEYPDITADDFLHVQTDVEYRKKWDNTAVSLEIIDEDMSNGSNSHVIYWEMLWPKLFANRDYVYNRRYFVDRSKKIIVIVNKSVQHPKCPVKANNQRVNEYWSFMVIKPTTNFNKAGVSFILTYFDNPGLSIPRYVVNWVAKKQMPDFLHQLHKATIEYAAAKKHNETRIVEFWDKHRDPGFEYPPDWLPGFSSEDYEDAQNENDNNVSLQEGILAELMKHRIIGF from the exons ATGAAGCTTATAACTTACTCGCAGGTACTGGGTAAGATTAATCTATATCTGCGAAAAAATGTAAAAGATCAATCTCCGAATATCCTACGTTTGTGGGCTACTCAGTGTGAGTTCGTGTTTGCTCAGCAGCTAAGAAGAAGCCAGCAGATTTTCGCTCTGTATGCAAAGATTTGGGAAGAAAGAGCCCTGCGAGAGCTACTACGGCGATTTCGTGGACAA GTACAACATCATGCGAAAAGCTTCCTTTTGTCGTCTGTCACGCTATTGGCGTTCGATTGGGataaagaacgcatcgaatatgACGACGTTAAGGATTATTTTGACGACTTCAGTTTTCTCGAGCGCCTACAGAAAGAAACTATCATTTGCCCACGATGTCAAAGACGGAAAGAAATTAATGGTCAGATTGAGGGTATTCGATATTGTATCTGCCCCAGTAACGTTACTGATATGCTGACCAAACAACAAAACGAGTTCACTGTCTGGGAACCGTACATAGAGCAAAAAAGTATGATTATCTGGCGCCGGGAGATCAAACCTGGATTATACGCCTATAAAG TCTATGTAGAATATCCTGATATTACGGCGGATGATTTCCTGCATGTTCAAACAGATGTCGAGTATAGAAAAAAATGGGACAACACCGCTGTAAGCTTAGAAATTATCGACGAAGACATGTCCAATGGTTCGAACAGCCACGTTATCTACTGGGAAATGCTTTGGCCA AAATTATTTGCCAACCGGGACTACGTCTACAATCGGCGTTACTTTGTTGATCGTTCCAAGAagataattgtaattgtaaataAAAGTGTCCAACATCCAAAGTGCCCTGTGAAAGCAAATAATCAGCGTGTCAACGAGTATTGGAGCTTCATGGTGATCAAACCaacaaccaattttaacaaggcAGGTGTTTCCTTTATTCTGACATATTTTGATAACCCGGGATTGTCTATTCCGAGATATGTAGTCAACTGGGTAGCCAAAAAGCAAATGCCCGATTTTCTGCATCAGCTCCACAAGGCGACAATTGAATACGCCGCTGCGAAAAAGCACAATGAAACGAGGATT GTCGAGTTTTGGGATAAGCATCGTGATCCTGGTTTTGAGTATCCTCCCGATTGGCTGCCTGGTTTCAGTAGCGAAGACTATGAAGATGCACAGAATGAAAACGATAACAATGTTAGTCTGCAAGAAG
- the LOC131435101 gene encoding stAR-related lipid transfer protein 7, mitochondrial isoform X2, producing the protein MKLITYSQVLGKINLYLRKNVKDQSPNILRLWATQCEFVFAQQLRRSQQIFALYAKIWEERALRELLRRFRGQVQHHAKSFLLSSVTLLAFDWDKERIEYDDVKDYFDDFSFLERLQKETIICPRCQRRKEINGQIEGIRYCICPSNVTDMLTKQQNEFTVWEPYIEQKSMIIWRREIKPGLYAYKVYVEYPDITADDFLHVQTDVEYRKKWDNTAVSLEIIDEDMSNGSNSHVIYWEMLWPKLFANRDYVYNRRYFVDRSKKIIVIVNKSVQHPKCPVKANNQRVNEYWSFMVIKPTTNFNKAGVSFILTYFDNPGLSIPRYVVNWVAKKQMPDFLHQLHKATIEYAAAKKHNETRIVEFWDKHRDPGFEYPPDWLPGFSSEDYEDAQNENDNNVSLQEAVEKKLKFWRYVLFRIK; encoded by the exons ATGAAGCTTATAACTTACTCGCAGGTACTGGGTAAGATTAATCTATATCTGCGAAAAAATGTAAAAGATCAATCTCCGAATATCCTACGTTTGTGGGCTACTCAGTGTGAGTTCGTGTTTGCTCAGCAGCTAAGAAGAAGCCAGCAGATTTTCGCTCTGTATGCAAAGATTTGGGAAGAAAGAGCCCTGCGAGAGCTACTACGGCGATTTCGTGGACAA GTACAACATCATGCGAAAAGCTTCCTTTTGTCGTCTGTCACGCTATTGGCGTTCGATTGGGataaagaacgcatcgaatatgACGACGTTAAGGATTATTTTGACGACTTCAGTTTTCTCGAGCGCCTACAGAAAGAAACTATCATTTGCCCACGATGTCAAAGACGGAAAGAAATTAATGGTCAGATTGAGGGTATTCGATATTGTATCTGCCCCAGTAACGTTACTGATATGCTGACCAAACAACAAAACGAGTTCACTGTCTGGGAACCGTACATAGAGCAAAAAAGTATGATTATCTGGCGCCGGGAGATCAAACCTGGATTATACGCCTATAAAG TCTATGTAGAATATCCTGATATTACGGCGGATGATTTCCTGCATGTTCAAACAGATGTCGAGTATAGAAAAAAATGGGACAACACCGCTGTAAGCTTAGAAATTATCGACGAAGACATGTCCAATGGTTCGAACAGCCACGTTATCTACTGGGAAATGCTTTGGCCA AAATTATTTGCCAACCGGGACTACGTCTACAATCGGCGTTACTTTGTTGATCGTTCCAAGAagataattgtaattgtaaataAAAGTGTCCAACATCCAAAGTGCCCTGTGAAAGCAAATAATCAGCGTGTCAACGAGTATTGGAGCTTCATGGTGATCAAACCaacaaccaattttaacaaggcAGGTGTTTCCTTTATTCTGACATATTTTGATAACCCGGGATTGTCTATTCCGAGATATGTAGTCAACTGGGTAGCCAAAAAGCAAATGCCCGATTTTCTGCATCAGCTCCACAAGGCGACAATTGAATACGCCGCTGCGAAAAAGCACAATGAAACGAGGATT GTCGAGTTTTGGGATAAGCATCGTGATCCTGGTTTTGAGTATCCTCCCGATTGGCTGCCTGGTTTCAGTAGCGAAGACTATGAAGATGCACAGAATGAAAACGATAACAATGTTAGTCTGCAAGAAG CGGTGGAAAAGAAATTGAAATTCTGGCGATACGTACTTTTTAGAATCAAGTGA